The Flavobacteriales bacterium sequence TTTTATGATGGTGGTAAGTATTTGCAACATAACAACATTGCCGATCAGGTTAAAACTATGTTAGCGGATGGAGCCACAATTATCGATATAGGAGGATACTCATCTCGACCAAACGCGATTGATATTACTATTACAGAAGAAACAGAACGCGTTGTACCTATTATTGAATTATTAGTAAAAGAGTTTCCAAACATTGTTATCTCAATAGACACTTTCAGAAGTGACGTTGCAAGAGCTGCCGTTAATGCAGGAGCTTCTTTAATAAATGATATATCTGGAGGAAATCTTGACAAGAAAATGTTTGAGACTGTAGCTGATCTTAATGTGCCATACATCCTCATGCATATGCAAGGGTCGCCACAAACAATGCAAAAGAACCCGAGCTACAACAATGTTGTAAAGGAAATAATGAGCTTCTTTTCTTCTAGAATTGAAGCTCTAAAAAAACTAGGTGTTAATGATATAATCCTAGATCCAGGTGTAGGATTCGGCAAAAACACAGTGCACAATTATATTATTTTAAACAACCTTGAAGATTTTAAAATTTTCAATCTACCTATACTTGTAGGTGTATCGCGAAAGTCGCTTATTAACAAAGTTTTAGATACCGCTCCAGAAAATGCTTTGAACGGCACTACTGTAGTAAATACATTTTCTTTGTTAAATTCGGCAAATATTCTACGCGTTCATGATGTTAATGAAGCTATGGAAAGTATTAAAATCATGGATTTTTCAAATAAAGTTAAAAAGCACATTTAGACATGAACTTTATCGATCTCGGACTTCTCGACATCATAGATATCTTTCTAGTTGCCATATTGGTTTACCAATTATACCGGCTGCTTAAGGGCACTGCAGCAATCAATATTTTTATTGGAATATTGTCTTTTTTCCTGCTTTTTAAAATAGTTGAAACACTTAACATGAAGATGCTCAGAGACATACTTGGCACTTTTATGGGTGTTGGAGTTTTAGTACTTGTTATCGTTTTTCAACCAGAGCTAAGACGATTTCTTTTACTAATTGGCACAACAGAAATTTTCAAGAAGGGCTATTTGAAAAACAAATTATTCTTTTGGAAAGAGGAAGACGAAAGGGCTATTTTAGATGTTTCCTCTCTATGCAAAGCAATGCAGAGTATGGCTTTAACAAAAACCGGTGCGTTAATTATTATCTCGGGAGAAACAGACCTCAAACTGTACAGCAGTGCTATTGATCTTATTGACGCAAAACTTACTTCAGGAATGATTGAATCTATCTTTTACAAAAACAGTCCGTTGCATGATGGAGCTGTAATTGTTGAGGATAACCGATTAATAGCTGCACGAGCCGTTCTACCTACCTCTAAAAAAGAAGATTTGCCAGCAGAGCTTGGAATGAGGCACAGAGCAGCCCTTGGTATTACAGAAATTTCTGATGCAATTGCTTTAATTGTTTCCGAACAGACAGGAAATATTTCTTATACAAAAAAAGGTACACTTGTTCAGAATGTCACCATTGAAGAAATGCAAACCTACCTCAAGAAGCATTTCAATTAAGAAGCTTCTGTTTGTTTCTCAAAAGACTTTAATAATTCTTCCGGAGACATTCCCATATTTTCTATAGAAAACTTCGCGTCTTTATACAGCTCGTGTGACGGATACTCCGACATAAACTGACGATACAATTCTTCTGCTTTTCCTAATTTACCTAAGTAATTCTCATTTATAAACCCTTGAAGAAATAAAGCGTAGGGAGCTTTTTCATAATTTGGATAAGCTTTAAATAATCTCTTAAAGAAAGATAATGACCTTTCAGATTTTTTCAACCCCATTGCAAGTTCACCACCTTTAAATAGCATTTCTGGCACTTCATCACTTTTAATAAAACTCTCAGAAAAGTCACTGTACATATCTAGTAGTTCAGTCGCCTTTTCAACATCCATATTCATCCCTTTCTTACTATACAAACTATCTTCAGTAGCAGAAATCATGATAACAAATTCTTCTTCTGTTAATTCTTTATCGGCATCAGTTCCGCAACCAATTATTAACATAATAGCCATAAAGCTTATAATAATTGGAATTCCCGCTATTTGCAATTGTTTCATAATCTATCTTTTTATGGGAAATTTCATTTTATACTTAACGTCAACTAATCCCTGAGAAACTGAAGTCAATTTTCTTTTTATCAATCTCCGTTTCAAAGCGTTCAAATGATCTGTAAACAATATACCTTCTACATGATCATACTCATGCTGTATTATCCTTGCAGCTATCCCACTAAATTCTTCTTCATGAATTTTAAAGTTTTCATCAAAATATTTTATCCTAATCACTGACTTACGCGACACATCTTCACGAATAGTCGGTATACTTAAGCATCCCTCATTAAAATCCTTAACCTCCCCTTCTTCAACAAGCATTTCCGGATTAATAAATACACCTTTAAAATCAGAGAGCCAAGCTTCATCCGCCTCATAGGCACTACCATCAACAATAAACATTCTTATCGGCAACCCTATTTGAGGAGCAGCCAACCCAACTCCCTCTGCCTTGTACATTGTTTCAAACATATTGACTATCAAGCGTGATAGATCATTGTAATCCTTGTCTATATTCTGACATTTTTTCTTTAGTACCGGATCTCCGTACGCTCTAATTGGTAGTATCACTGTATTACTTTTAAATCCCTTTATGTTCCATGTATGATTGCAAAATTAATGTTGCACTCACACCATCAACTAATTCTTTTTCTCTTCTCTGTTTTTTCTTTACGCCTGCGTCCACTATTGCTCTTACCGCAATCTTTGAAGTAAACCTCTCATCCATCCTTTCTATTGTGATATTCGGAAACTTTCTTTTCAAATGAACTACAAAAGGATCAATAAATTTTGCTGATTCAGAATCTTCGTTATTTAAAGTCTTGGGCTCCCCAACAACAATACACTCCACCGACTCCTTTTCTACATAGCTTTCAAGGAAAGCTAAAATATCTTTAGAATGTAGAGTATCAAGGCGTGTAGCAATGATTTTATCTTTATCTGTAACCGCTACACCAACTCTCTTACTCCCATAATCTATGGCTAAAATTCTCCCCAAAACCTTCTTTTCTTAGTTAATATAAAATTACAAAGAATCAATTGAACGTAGCTCAATTTCCCTTTTTAACTCATGTCATTATTATTACTTTTACACTTACTAAAATTTATCATGGAAGAACTAAGAAATATTATTGAAGCCGCATGGGAAGACAGATCTATGCTTGAAGATGCGAATGTAGCGGAGGCGATTAGAGCAGTTGTTGATGGCCTTGACAAAGGCAAAATCAGAGTAGCAGAACCAAACGGAGACGATTGGATCGTAAATGAATGGGTGAAAAAAGCTGTTATCCTATACTTCCC is a genomic window containing:
- the folP gene encoding dihydropteroate synthase; amino-acid sequence: MGILNITPDSFYDGGKYLQHNNIADQVKTMLADGATIIDIGGYSSRPNAIDITITEETERVVPIIELLVKEFPNIVISIDTFRSDVARAAVNAGASLINDISGGNLDKKMFETVADLNVPYILMHMQGSPQTMQKNPSYNNVVKEIMSFFSSRIEALKKLGVNDIILDPGVGFGKNTVHNYIILNNLEDFKIFNLPILVGVSRKSLINKVLDTAPENALNGTTVVNTFSLLNSANILRVHDVNEAMESIKIMDFSNKVKKHI
- a CDS encoding tetratricopeptide repeat protein codes for the protein MKQLQIAGIPIIISFMAIMLIIGCGTDADKELTEEEFVIMISATEDSLYSKKGMNMDVEKATELLDMYSDFSESFIKSDEVPEMLFKGGELAMGLKKSERSLSFFKRLFKAYPNYEKAPYALFLQGFINENYLGKLGKAEELYRQFMSEYPSHELYKDAKFSIENMGMSPEELLKSFEKQTEAS
- a CDS encoding peptide deformylase, whose product is MILPIRAYGDPVLKKKCQNIDKDYNDLSRLIVNMFETMYKAEGVGLAAPQIGLPIRMFIVDGSAYEADEAWLSDFKGVFINPEMLVEEGEVKDFNEGCLSIPTIREDVSRKSVIRIKYFDENFKIHEEEFSGIAARIIQHEYDHVEGILFTDHLNALKRRLIKRKLTSVSQGLVDVKYKMKFPIKR
- a CDS encoding diadenylate cyclase codes for the protein MNFIDLGLLDIIDIFLVAILVYQLYRLLKGTAAINIFIGILSFFLLFKIVETLNMKMLRDILGTFMGVGVLVLVIVFQPELRRFLLLIGTTEIFKKGYLKNKLFFWKEEDERAILDVSSLCKAMQSMALTKTGALIIISGETDLKLYSSAIDLIDAKLTSGMIESIFYKNSPLHDGAVIVEDNRLIAARAVLPTSKKEDLPAELGMRHRAALGITEISDAIALIVSEQTGNISYTKKGTLVQNVTIEEMQTYLKKHFN
- the ruvX gene encoding Holliday junction resolvase RuvX, with protein sequence MGRILAIDYGSKRVGVAVTDKDKIIATRLDTLHSKDILAFLESYVEKESVECIVVGEPKTLNNEDSESAKFIDPFVVHLKRKFPNITIERMDERFTSKIAVRAIVDAGVKKKQRREKELVDGVSATLILQSYMEHKGI